A window from Planctomycetota bacterium encodes these proteins:
- a CDS encoding cob(I)yrinic acid a,c-diamide adenosyltransferase, with the protein MKIYTRTGDEGTTGLIGGKRIEKHALRLDAYGTVDELNATLGLAAVAALASMRATLAGQQHVLFNLGAYLALDTDAPANVSMPPLTEVLVERLEREIDEAEGQLPPLTQFVLPGGCEASARLHLARTVCRRAERVVTNLASSESVAELIPRYLNRLSDWLFVHARLANHLEGHPDVPWDKQAAEGKSPLFDE; encoded by the coding sequence GTGAAGATTTACACACGCACCGGCGACGAGGGCACCACCGGACTCATCGGCGGGAAGCGGATCGAGAAACATGCGTTACGCCTCGACGCGTACGGCACGGTTGACGAACTCAATGCCACGCTCGGGTTGGCTGCGGTCGCCGCGCTGGCATCCATGCGGGCTACGCTCGCCGGGCAACAGCATGTGCTGTTCAATCTCGGTGCATACCTCGCGCTCGATACCGACGCGCCGGCCAACGTGAGCATGCCGCCGCTGACCGAGGTGTTGGTTGAGCGGTTGGAGCGCGAGATCGACGAGGCCGAGGGCCAGCTTCCGCCATTGACGCAGTTCGTCCTCCCCGGTGGCTGCGAGGCGTCGGCCCGGCTTCACTTGGCCCGAACGGTGTGCCGTCGTGCCGAGCGGGTCGTCACGAATCTCGCCAGCAGCGAGTCGGTTGCCGAACTGATCCCGCGTTACCTCAACCGTCTGAGCGACTGGCTATTCGTTCACGCCCGTCTGGCCAACCACCTCGAAGGGCACCCCGACGTGCCTTGGGACAAGCAGGCGGCCGAGGGCAAATCGCCGCTGTTCGACGAGTGA